The nucleotide sequence GTATCGATAATTTTGCTTTCCGGGGAATACATTCCGCATAGTGAAATTACCGGCATTCAGCTTACTCAGAGAGCGGTCAGCGCACAGGTTGGTGACTGGGGGAGTTTGTTTGTTGCCTTCGCAATATTCTTCTTTGCGTTTACTTCCATTATTGCCAACTATTGTTACGCAGAGACCAATATTCTGTTTTTGGGGCGTAACCGTAAAAGAGGTATACAGGTGTTTCGCCTGCTTGTGCTGGCAATGGTGTTGATTGGTTCATTAGGTGCGCTTGATGTTATCTGGGCTCTGGCCGATGTTTCCATGGGCTTGATGGTTATTATAAACCTTGTGGCCATTACGCTTCTTTCGGGAATCGTTATCAAGCTGGCGCGGGATTACAACAGTCAGCTCAGAGCGGGTAAAGAGCCGGTTTTTAACACTCAGGAATATCCGGAACTGCATTCTCAGCTGGAAAAAGGAATTTGGGATAGGAAATAGCTATCAAATAAATAGCGATAGTCGTGCTGACTTGTTCAGCGTTTTTATATAACCTTGTTTTATATCGAATAAGTCCGGGAGAAAAATATGCTTATCGTCGTTTCACCAGCAAAAACATTGGATTATGAATCACCATTGGTAACGGAAGAGCATTCCCAGCCGGAACTGATCGGGCACTCTAAAGAACTGATAGAGGTATGCCGCAAGTTGTCTCCGCAGAATATTTCGGCACTGATGAAGGTGAGCGACAAAATTGCCGGTCTGAATGTCGCCAGGTTTGAGCAGTGGAGTGAAGAGTTCACTACAGACAATGCCCGTCAGGCAATTTTAGCCTTTAAAGGCGATGTTTATACCGGCCTTGAAGCAGAAAGCATGAGTGCGGAAAACTTTAAATTTGCACAATCGCACATGAGAATCCTGTCGGGTTTATATGGTTTGCTAAAACCACTGGATCTTATGCAGCCATACCGTCTGGAAATGGGCACGAAACTGGCGAACCAGCGAGGTGCTAACCTGTACCAGTTCTGGGGAAGCATTATCACTGAAAAGCTAAATGAAGCGATAGCTAAGCAGGGTGACAACGTTCTGGTTAACCTGGCTTCCAATGAATACTTTAAGTCGGTAAAAACCAAAGAGCTGGATGCAAGCGTGATTACTCCGGTGTTTAAAGATTGCAAGAATGGCCAGTACAAAGTCATCAGCTTCTACGCTAAAAAAGCCCGAGGAATGATGGCGCGCTATATCATAAAAAACAGAATCGACAGCGTGGCTGATCTGACGAAGTTTGATACTGCGGGGTATTATTTTGTTGAGGAAGAGTCTACGGCGACGGAGTTGGTGTTTAAGAGGGAAGAGAAATAGGGACGGATTTTATCCTATAGGTAACAGGACGAACTTCGTCCTGCAGGTGACAGGTAAAACAAGGTTGACACATGGAACACGCATTTCCAAAATAACCTGCAACCTGCAACCTGCAACCTGCAACCTGCAACCTTTAACTACAAATAGCCAACTCAAACTCCAAATCCTGGCTGCAAGCCTGCCCGGTTTCAAAGGACATAAACTTAATAGCAAAGCGGTTTTTGTGCCCTGAGATCATAGGGTAGGCACCATTATTCAATGGAATGTTCAGCCTTAAGATATTAGCCTCTTCGGCGTCACTCTGGAAGAAGCCGTTTCGTGCTATCTGTGGTTTGAAGTATCCGGTTTCGCGGCATAGCTGGAGCCAGAGGTTTAGCGACTCTGAAAGGGGCTGCAGCGTTTTCATCCACTCACTGGCGTTTCTTTGTCTTACTTCCAGAGGAAGGTGGTTCCAGTAGTGCAGCGCCGGAAGGTCAAAGCAGCAGGTGCCGCCCGGAAGGTTAAATCTCTGGCGGATTGAGCTTAAGAAGCGGTCTTCCTTCAGGGTTCGGCCGAATCTTTCAGCTCCCATCAGGTTTTTATGTGCCAGATCCAGCTCATCAAGGACAGCCTGCAGCTTATCCTGATTAACACCTTCTACGTTTAACCAGCTTCTGTATGCGAGTCTCTGCTTTTCCAGATCTTTAGCTAATTCTGCTTTTAACTGGATCTGATCAAATATTTCCAGAAGATCAAAAATAGACCGGAAAAACTGATGATATTGCTGGGTATCGTTAAAGTTTGCGGAATGGTGCATTTGCCTCAGCAGTGCTTCGACTCTGAGATAAATACGGGTTTTTTCATTTAGAGGGTGTTCAAATTTATGCGTTGTCATTCCGCGACCTTAAAGTCCTCGCTTGATAGGTATTACTATCCGTGTATTACTTAGCTAAAGACAGATATTTATTGTGCAGGGTCGTTATCTGAGCTAACAAGTCCTGTTCGTCATCTTCATTAAGAATAATATCGTCGGCAATTGCCAGTCTCTGTTGTCTGTCTGCCTGTGAAGCCAGAATGGCTTTTGCCTGATCATCGGCAACATTATCCCGCATAACCGTTCTTTGAATCTGAGTTTCAGGGCTGACATCAATGACCAAAATTCTGTCTGCCATTGATTGTAATTGATTTTCTACCATCAATGGAATAACTAATAATGCATAAGGTGATTTTATTGCAGAGAGTGATTCATTCATTTTCTGCCTGATCATGGGATGAAGCAGGTTATTCAGCCACTCCTTCTCTTCTGGGCGGGAAAAAATAATTTCTCTGAGTTTGGAGCGATCCAACGTTTTCTCAGAAGTGAGAATGGAACGTCCAAAGTGTTCAGCTATGGCTTGCAGACCTTCGGTTCCCGGCTCGACAACTTCACGGGCAACAATATCCGCATCAACAATCTCTATCTGAAAGTGCTGATTAAAAAGGTTTGCTACTGTGGTTTTACCGGAAGCGATTCCGCCGGTGAGTCCAACGATAAATGGCATGCGTTATAGTCCCAGAACTGAAGTGAAATACCAGTTAATAATACTGTTTCCCCATAAAAGGGTAATCCAGCCTGCTATCGCCAGATAAGGGCCGAAGGGAAAGGATTTATCAATGCCTTTTTTTTGCATTCTTAACTGAATAATACCGAACACCAGTCCCACCATGGATGAACCGAGCACCACCATAGGCAGAGACTGCCAGCCCAGCCAGGCACCTAAGGCGGCCAGGAGCTTAAAGTCGCCATACCCCATCCCTTCTTTTCCGGTAAGGATTTTAAATATCCAGTAAACCGACCATAAACAGAGGTAGCCGGCCATAGCGCCGATAACAGAATCGGTTAGGGAAACCGGGCTGATATCCATCAGCGACAGAGCTATCCCGCCCCACATCAGCGGAAGCGTTAGTGAGTCAGGCAGCAGCATGGTATCAAAGTCGATAAAGGTGGCGCAGATAAGCACAAAGGTGAAAAACAGGGCTGCAACAGCAAAGTAACTAAAGCCCATTTCCAGTGCCACCACAGTGCACATCGCAGCTGTAAGCAGTTCGACTAACGGGTAGCGGATGCTGATAGGGTGGGCGCACTTGTGGCACTTGCCTCTGAGCATAATCCAGCTCAGAAGCGGGATATTGTCAATTAGCCGGATTGGCGTATTGCATTTCGGGCAGTGTGAGCGCGGTTTACTTAAGTTAAAAGTCTCTGTCTCTACGGGAATATTCAGTTCTGGGAAGGCTTCAGCGCAATCTTGCTTCCACTCCCGCTCCATCATAATAGGAAGGCGGTGGATAACAACGTTCAGGAAGCTACCAATAATCAATCCAAAAACACCGGCAAACAGGGGAAAAAGCCAGGGGTAAACTAAAAACATTTCCATTTAAATACTCAACTGAGGCAGCTTGATACAAGTGGTTAACACTTATCCTAACACATTCATTAAACTAAAGATTGGAAGATACATTGAAATAACCAGCCCTCCGACCACAAGGCCTAAGATAATCACGATCAGCGGCTCCAGTAATTTACCCAGATTATCTACCGTATTGCTGATTTCAGACTCGTAAATAGTTGCGATCTTATTCATCATTTGGTCAAGGCTGCCGGACTCTTCACCTATCATGATCAGTTGCTGAACCAGATCCGGGAACTCCTGACTTTTGCGCATGGCAATATGGATTGGCATTCCGGATGCTGCCTGCTCGGCCAGTCTCTGAATCACTTTTTCGTAGTGGTGGTTTCCTGCTGTTTTCGCCCCTGTTTTTAAACCATCCAGTACCGGGATCCCGGCACTAAAGCTGGTGGCCATAGTGCGGCAAAAGCGGGATATAACAGATTTTGTTATTAGTTGTCCGAATAGCGGAATCCGGAGCAGATGTTTGCTGACCTTAAGCCTGAACCCGGCAGAGCGCCGGTAGTGCCAGCGAAGGGCGAGGCAGAAAACAACGGAGCAGCCGGTTAACCACAGGGTATAGCTTCTCAGCCATTCCGATAACTTTAATACCTGCCGGGTAAACCAGGGAAGCTCTGCATTGAAGCCGCTGAACATGGTCTCAAACTGGGGTACCACGGTTGTCAGCATAAGAAATGAGACACCAAGGGCGACAATCAAAACCATTACCGGGTAGATCATCGCCTTAATAATCTGTGCTCTGGTGGCTTCATTTTTCTCTCTGTAGGTTGCCAGTCTGTCCAGCAGTTGCGGAAGTTGTCCGGAATGCTCCCCTGCCATGATTAAATCTGAATAGAGTCCCTCAAACAGAGGGTTAACCGATCTCATTGCCTGGGATAACGCCGTTCCTGCTTCTACTTTGCCTGAAATCAGATAAAGCAGTGACTTTACCTCTGCCTTTTCCTGATTCTGAGCGATCATCTGCAGTGCCTGTAATAGCGGGATACCGGCATTAAGCATGGTGGCCAACTGGCGGGTGAACAGGGTGATGTCACGGGGGCCTGCTTTATGCAGGATTCGCTCAGAAAGCGACAGGCTGCTTTCTCTTATCTTTAGCGCCCGGATATCCTGCTTAATAAGCTGCTGATGAGCCTGTAGTTCAGACAGTGCCAGCAATTTCCCCGCGGCTTTTTGGCCGTTACTGAGTCTTCCCCGCCATTGGTATTTTTTCAGCGGAAGGTGCCTGGTCTTGCCGGAAGCATCAGAGAACCCGCTGTATTTCGGCATAGCTGGTGGCTCCCTGTTTTAGCTTATCGAGGCCTGACTCTTTTAACGTTTTCATCCCGCTGCTTATTGCCACTGTTTCCAGTTGTTCATAACTGGCTCCCTGGGCAATCAGGCTTCTGAGCTGCGAGTCGCAGTTTATTACTTCATAGATCCCGACTCGCCCGGAGTAACCGCCGTTGCATTCGGTGCAGCCCTCTTTTTTAGCCTGATAAAGAACCGTATGTTTACTGATGCTCAGTTCCTTTAGAAGCTCCTGTGGGAAGTTTTGTTTTTGCTTGCAGTGAGGGCAAAGCCGTCTGACAAGTCTTTGTGCAATAACCAGACTTAAGGATGAGGCGATATCGAAATTCTCTGTGCCTAAATTACCAAGACGGGTCACGGCTTCAATGGCTGAATTGGTATGCAGGGTGGAAAGAACAAGGTGACCGGTCTGAGCGGCTCTGATGGCAATAGCCGCCGTTTCGGAGTCACGGATTTCCCCAACCATAACCACATCCGGATCCTGACGCAGGAAAGCCCGGAGAGCCTGAGCAAAGTCAAAGTGAATTTTCCGGTTTATCTGAACCTGATTAATGCCGGGAAGGTTAATCTCAACCGGGTCTTCAGCGGTTGAAATATTTAGCTCCGGGCTGTTCAGAATGTTAAGCCCCGTATAGAGGGAGACGGTTTTTCCGCTTCCCGTCGGCCCTGTTATTAATATCATTCCCTGCGGCTTTTTTAGCGCCTCTGAGTAGAGTGCAATCTGTTTGTCACTGAAGCCAAGCTGCTTGATATCCAGGCTGGCCTGATGACTGTCCAGAATACGCAGAACCACTTTTTCTCCCCACAACGTTGGCAGGGTGGACACTCTGAGGTCAACCAGATTTCCTCTGCCGGTTTTTAACTTAATCCTGCCATCCTGAGGAATCCGTCTTTCTGCGATATCCAGTTTTGACAGGATTTTAATTCGAGCAGCTAACCGGCGGGCAAGCTGAGGGGCCGGTTTCTGAGTTTCTATTAAAATTCCGTCGCAGCGAAAGCGGATCCGGTAGTGGTTTTCATAGGGTTCGAAGTGAATATCTGAAGCGCCTTTTCGTACGGCATCTTCAATGACCTGGCTGATAAAGCGGCTGACGGGAGCCTGATCTTCTTCAGCGGTTGTGCTGCTTTCTGTTTCATCTGAAGCCTCTACAAGCCCGCTCAGTTCGTCTTCATGGATCTCCCTGCCGGTGAGCTCTTCGCTGTTATCCGTTTGTCCGTAAAGATGCCGGATAGCGCCTGATATGGATTTGTAATCGGCAAGGCAAAGCCTTATCTGGTAACGGGTAGCAAAGCGGAAATCATCTTCTGCCTGGGAGTTGCAGGGATCACTGACCGCAACTAACAGCTCGTTACCGTTCAGCTCTACCGGCAAAGCGGAATGTTTGCAGATTAGCTTTCTTAGCCCCATCTGATGACAGACAGGTTCATAGTTATAGGCCCGGATGTCAGTCAGTGGCATGGAAAACAGAGAGCTGATATGAGCGGAGAGCTGGTCAAAGGTAAAGTAGCCAAGCTTATTCAGAGCAACGACAGCAGGGATCGTTTCTTTTTCACATAGCGTGCGGGCTTCTGAGCTTTGCTCCGGGGTTAAAAGCTGATGCTGGCATAAGATAGAGATAAGAGAGCTCATTCAGAGTATTTCTCCTCTTTCGCACCCTTTCGGGAAAAGAGAATAGTGCTCTTGTGCAATGTCGGTAATGCATCGCCAGTTGCCCGATTCGCTTCTTTCCAGCGCCAGATTATTTGCTTCTCCGCCGGATTCTCTGAACTGAGTTCCTGATAAATTGAGAATGATCTGCCCTGACTGGAGCTGACTATCATTTTGCCTGGCTGTCACAGCGCCAAGCGGCGTTTCCGATGCGCCAAGCAGGGAAAGTAAATCAGCCGGGCTGTTTATTTCAGGGAAAGCGCCGTTAGTGAGAATATGGTCTTCAATGGGGACTTTCAGGTTATGCAGGGTTGCCAGTGCGGCGCTTAGTTCTGATTTTTTTGCATATTTCTGGTAATTGGGAAGAGCGATAGCGGTAAGAACGCTGATAATAGCCATCACAACCAGCAGTTCAATAAGAGAAAATCCTCGGTTCATTCAGGCTCCGTAGTTTGCAGGGAAATGGGGAGCAAGAATAGAAAACTGCCTGACCGTGGAAAATAAGCGATTTGGATTTACGCGACAGAAATAAAAAAAATCGGGCTGAATTGCATTCCTTTCACATATTTCTTCGGCCTATTTATTGGAATTGACTGGAAACCATCATTGTTTAGGTGTTCACCTACAACTTTTGGAGGCTGCTCTTGATACTTTTAGATACATATTCCAATTAATCCTATTTCATTCATACTTGACCTTACAATGAACGGATTATGAATTTATTTTGACATATTAGGTATGATTTTGAGTGAACATTTTTATGAACTGTTTTTATTATCTATAATAGATATCTAATTATGAAAAAATTAAATTTGATTGCATTGTTTATGTGGGGAGTGTTTTCCATTCCAGCCTTTTCTTATGCTAACTCGGATGAGTGGATTATTACGGATCCTCCTGAGACAATAAAACCACTTGAAATATTAAATTGTGACGATGGAGATACTGAACATCAACAGATATGTGAAATTGTCGCAGAGAAAGTGATAAATAAATTAAATGAAAATAACCTTTATGTTCAAGATGGTGAACTAGTATACAGTGCTAATGTTACCCCTAGGCAGATTCCAACTGGGCATCAATGTCAGGAAAGAATGTGGGCACAAAGTGGCTATTATAATGCATACTTGGAGCAGGACTTTTCTATTGGATTTGAAGCTAGCTTAATCGATGATGAACTAGTTGGTTTCTTAAAAGTTCCACTTCGATTCGATAATAGAGTTAACTATAAAGCAACACTAGGCGTTAATGAAGTGTTTGGTCATGGCTGTAATGATTATACTACTGATCATTATTATCAAAGCTCCAGTGCTCATGTCGAAGCTACCCAGGCTGTTGGTGTTAAGTTTCATCCAACCTTTGAAAAGATAGATGAGAAAATATATCGCGTGGCTTTGAGACCACATATTTCAGTCCAAGGGGATATTGATGATGTTAGTTTTCATTGGGATGTTCATGAGTTAGAAATTGGTGGCTATTTCACAGAGCCAAAGGATGAATATGATCCACTAAAGGGTGACGCACTAACAAAATTTATGTATAACATTCATGATGATGATTATACTTGGGCAGAAGCAAGCGAGGATTTAGCCTATATTACAGCTGCAATATCGTCTTCATCTTTGCCTATAGTTGTTGATGTGGCTCAGTTTTTAGTTGAAGAAGTAGATCATAATGTATTACTAGATGTGCTTGATATAACAGAAGAGCAAGTAAGAACAGCTCTTGAGGATATTCATGCACAAGCTAATACTGTTATTCAAGACTTTTATTTTGGCTTGGAAACCAAAGCAAATCAAAAAATGGCTGAACGTTTAGGTTTAGATGAGAATGGTCAAGTATCCTATACAATAGACTTAAATAATATATAAGTATATAGAATGTGAGGATTTATGAAAAAAATTCTATATTCATTATTATTTTTATTTGAATCAACTAATTGTATTGCTTCTCAAAATGAAGTTGGCTTGAAATATCAAGGTTATCTTGGTGGAGTATATAGAATGTATGAAAATGAGAAACCTATTCATATTTTTTATAACCACCATTTTAATGAGTTTTTTGGTATAGGTGCCAGCTTTGGAAACAGACCAACAGGAAAATTTAGCTTTAATAACTATAACACATCACTAAAACAGAAAAGCATACAGGTATACGGAACTGGTTATTTTCCCTTATCTCAGCGTTTCGTGCCTTATTTTAGCTTAGGATTAGGAGAGGCTTATTATGAGGTTAAAGATGCATATCATGATGGTCATACTGAAATGGATAGTGGTTTTACCCATCCTGGATTAATTGCAGAGTTTGGTTCGATTTATAATGTTACACATAACATTAATGCCCGGATTAGTTTAGGTGGGCACCATTTGTTCTATGAGAAAGATGGTGAGAGCTATGGTTCTATAGGTGCAAACCTGGCAATTGGCATCTCTTATATCTTTTAAGGGGGTTATAATGGGGGAAGTTTTAGTTCGATAAACGCCTTAATAAAATTATAAATTTTATAAAATGCAGATTTTTATGGGAAGAACTTTATATATATTACTGTTTTTATTAATATCAAATAACACTATTGCATCTCAGAATGAAATTGGTTTAAAAAATCAATGGTATCTTGGTAGCGCTTATAGAATGTATGAAAATGAGAAACCTGTTCATGTTTTTTATAATCACCATTTTAGCGATTTGTGGAGTGTTGGCGTCAATTTTGGAAACAGGCCAACGCAAAATGTTAGCTTTGAGGATCACGATACATCAATAAAACAGAAAGGTCTGCAGATATACGGAACTGGTTACCTTCCCTTATCTCAGCGTTTCATACCTTATCTTAGTTTAGGTTTAGGGGTTGCTTATGGTGAAGTTAAACATGTATATCATGATGGTCCTGTTAAGACAGAAACCGGTTTTACTCCTCCGGCATTAATCGCAGAAATTGGTTCAGTGTTGAATATTACAAATAATATTAATGCAAGAGTTAGCTTGGGTGCGCACCACTTGCCCTATGAGGAGTTCGGTAAGGGGTATGGGTCTGTTGGGGTAAATGCAGCTATTGGTATAGGCTATAGGTTTTAATAATTTATAAAAAACGGGCTGAGCTCAAGCTCAGCCCGTTTTTTATTTTTCGGAGCGTATTACTGAAACCGCATTGAAAGATCCATAGCTTTCAGATGCTTAGTCAGTGCGCCGACGGAGATATAGTCCACGCCTGTCTGAGCGTATGAGCGGATGGTTTCCAGAGTAACATTACCTGAGTTTTCCAGATCGGCACGGCCGGCATTAATTTTTACCGCTTCAACCATCATTGCAGTGGTGAAGTTATCCAGCATAACAATATCTGCGCCAGCATCGATTGCTTCGGTCAGTTCTTCCAGTGTTTCGGTTTCTACTTCAACCGGCTTGCCCGGATTAAGTGCCTTCGCAGTTTCAATGGCTTTAGTGATGCCACCACATGCGATGATATGGTTCTCTTTGATCAGGTAAGCGTCAAATACACCGATTCGGTGGTTATAACCGCCACCGCATGCAACGGCATATTTCAGAGCG is from Vibrio sp. JC009 and encodes:
- a CDS encoding pilin — its product is MNRGFSLIELLVVMAIISVLTAIALPNYQKYAKKSELSAALATLHNLKVPIEDHILTNGAFPEINSPADLLSLLGASETPLGAVTARQNDSQLQSGQIILNLSGTQFRESGGEANNLALERSESGNWRCITDIAQEHYSLFPKGCERGEIL
- the pilB gene encoding type IV-A pilus assembly ATPase PilB → MSSLISILCQHQLLTPEQSSEARTLCEKETIPAVVALNKLGYFTFDQLSAHISSLFSMPLTDIRAYNYEPVCHQMGLRKLICKHSALPVELNGNELLVAVSDPCNSQAEDDFRFATRYQIRLCLADYKSISGAIRHLYGQTDNSEELTGREIHEDELSGLVEASDETESSTTAEEDQAPVSRFISQVIEDAVRKGASDIHFEPYENHYRIRFRCDGILIETQKPAPQLARRLAARIKILSKLDIAERRIPQDGRIKLKTGRGNLVDLRVSTLPTLWGEKVVLRILDSHQASLDIKQLGFSDKQIALYSEALKKPQGMILITGPTGSGKTVSLYTGLNILNSPELNISTAEDPVEINLPGINQVQINRKIHFDFAQALRAFLRQDPDVVMVGEIRDSETAAIAIRAAQTGHLVLSTLHTNSAIEAVTRLGNLGTENFDIASSLSLVIAQRLVRRLCPHCKQKQNFPQELLKELSISKHTVLYQAKKEGCTECNGGYSGRVGIYEVINCDSQLRSLIAQGASYEQLETVAISSGMKTLKESGLDKLKQGATSYAEIQRVL
- the zapD gene encoding cell division protein ZapD, producing MTTHKFEHPLNEKTRIYLRVEALLRQMHHSANFNDTQQYHQFFRSIFDLLEIFDQIQLKAELAKDLEKQRLAYRSWLNVEGVNQDKLQAVLDELDLAHKNLMGAERFGRTLKEDRFLSSIRQRFNLPGGTCCFDLPALHYWNHLPLEVRQRNASEWMKTLQPLSESLNLWLQLCRETGYFKPQIARNGFFQSDAEEANILRLNIPLNNGAYPMISGHKNRFAIKFMSFETGQACSQDLEFELAICS
- a CDS encoding outer membrane beta-barrel protein is translated as MKKILYSLLFLFESTNCIASQNEVGLKYQGYLGGVYRMYENEKPIHIFYNHHFNEFFGIGASFGNRPTGKFSFNNYNTSLKQKSIQVYGTGYFPLSQRFVPYFSLGLGEAYYEVKDAYHDGHTEMDSGFTHPGLIAEFGSIYNVTHNINARISLGGHHLFYEKDGESYGSIGANLAIGISYIF
- a CDS encoding type II secretion system F family protein → MPKYSGFSDASGKTRHLPLKKYQWRGRLSNGQKAAGKLLALSELQAHQQLIKQDIRALKIRESSLSLSERILHKAGPRDITLFTRQLATMLNAGIPLLQALQMIAQNQEKAEVKSLLYLISGKVEAGTALSQAMRSVNPLFEGLYSDLIMAGEHSGQLPQLLDRLATYREKNEATRAQIIKAMIYPVMVLIVALGVSFLMLTTVVPQFETMFSGFNAELPWFTRQVLKLSEWLRSYTLWLTGCSVVFCLALRWHYRRSAGFRLKVSKHLLRIPLFGQLITKSVISRFCRTMATSFSAGIPVLDGLKTGAKTAGNHHYEKVIQRLAEQAASGMPIHIAMRKSQEFPDLVQQLIMIGEESGSLDQMMNKIATIYESEISNTVDNLGKLLEPLIVIILGLVVGGLVISMYLPIFSLMNVLG
- a CDS encoding A24 family peptidase, encoding MEMFLVYPWLFPLFAGVFGLIIGSFLNVVIHRLPIMMEREWKQDCAEAFPELNIPVETETFNLSKPRSHCPKCNTPIRLIDNIPLLSWIMLRGKCHKCAHPISIRYPLVELLTAAMCTVVALEMGFSYFAVAALFFTFVLICATFIDFDTMLLPDSLTLPLMWGGIALSLMDISPVSLTDSVIGAMAGYLCLWSVYWIFKILTGKEGMGYGDFKLLAALGAWLGWQSLPMVVLGSSMVGLVFGIIQLRMQKKGIDKSFPFGPYLAIAGWITLLWGNSIINWYFTSVLGL
- the coaE gene encoding dephospho-CoA kinase (Dephospho-CoA kinase (CoaE) performs the final step in coenzyme A biosynthesis.), encoding MPFIVGLTGGIASGKTTVANLFNQHFQIEIVDADIVAREVVEPGTEGLQAIAEHFGRSILTSEKTLDRSKLREIIFSRPEEKEWLNNLLHPMIRQKMNESLSAIKSPYALLVIPLMVENQLQSMADRILVIDVSPETQIQRTVMRDNVADDQAKAILASQADRQQRLAIADDIILNEDDEQDLLAQITTLHNKYLSLAK
- the yaaA gene encoding peroxide stress protein YaaA, with amino-acid sequence MLIVVSPAKTLDYESPLVTEEHSQPELIGHSKELIEVCRKLSPQNISALMKVSDKIAGLNVARFEQWSEEFTTDNARQAILAFKGDVYTGLEAESMSAENFKFAQSHMRILSGLYGLLKPLDLMQPYRLEMGTKLANQRGANLYQFWGSIITEKLNEAIAKQGDNVLVNLASNEYFKSVKTKELDASVITPVFKDCKNGQYKVISFYAKKARGMMARYIIKNRIDSVADLTKFDTAGYYFVEEESTATELVFKREEK